The window GAAGTTCGACACGGCTATGAAGCAGGGAGACCTGCCCCAGGTGGAGCGCTTCTTCAAGATCTTTCCCCTACTGGGCTTACACGAGGAGGGGCTGAGCAAGTTCTCCGAGTACCTCTGCAAGCAGGTAAGGGGTTCTGGGGCTGCGAAACACACTGAGACCTGATAGTCTCCTGGGGAGGGCAAAACCCAGGCTGTTGGGTCTTGGCTGCGGCTTGTTTGTCATTGAAGCCAGCACCGGCCTTCAGCTCCGCTCTCTGACTGTCCCTGCTGTCAcgcaggtggccaagaaagcagaggagaacCTGCAGCTGGTGATGGGGACAGACATGAGTGACCGTCGGGCTGCCGTCATCTTTGCAGACACCCTGACGCTCCTCTTTGAAGGTAatcttctccctcttctctgtGCGGATGGATTGGAAGCAGTTCACGATGGGATCTGTcaatttaaaagctttaattgTAGTTCCAGGGGAGCACAAAACGCCCTCTGAGCCATGGGAGGGTCGTGCtggagggatggggacacagaCAGATGTTTTCCCAGCTGGGAGAGGGCATTAAAATAAGCAATCTGTCCTACCCACAGCGTGTGTAGGCACAAAGTGCATGTGCAAAGGATTTCTTTGGCTTCCTCCAGGAATCACTCTTCTTGTCCCCTGCATCTTTGAGACGTGGGTATTCCCTGCGGGGTTTTTCAGGCGTGCAGCCCTCCAGACAAACAAATCAGGCCCCTAAAAGTTGAGCAGCTGTTGGTGGCCCCAGGCCGGGCTCTTCGAGGAGGACCATGGCAGCTTGGAAgcggagagggaagggaggagggggaataTGAATGCTGTGTGGGAGTGTCGCCAAGACAGTAATTGAGATCCCGTGGTGattcaccctcctcctcctctatTGTGCCCGCTGCGGCACTGCCAAGTCACCGCCAGCCTGGCACCGTGCTGCTGTTGAAGGCCCTCAAAGCCAACGGGGCTTTCTTGGCAGGAGTGCCAGAAGAGGGGGAGTGTTGTGACCTCTGGAGGCAGAGGGTTCGTGAGAAGAAAGCTGTCTTGGAGAGAGGCTTCCTTGGAGAGGAGCTTTGTCTCCGAGGAGGTCCTGCCCTCACTAGTGCATGACAGGGAACAGCAGAGCTCTCCCCAGGCTGATTTTCCAAACGCTGCTGTTCTGTGACTTGGTCGGTGCTGAAAGCTGGGACTGGATGTGGATGGCAGTTGTGTGCCCCGCCAGGTTCCGCCTGGGCAGCATCCTGCTGCGAAAGCTTTGTTCTTTCACACCTTGTGTCTTGCTGGGTGGGAGGGCAGCTGCCTACATCCCGTGGTACGAGCTCTTCAGAGGTGGCTTCCGCCTCAGGAGATGTGCACCACAGCCTTGCAGTAAGCAGGAGAGGAGCCAGAAGGCATCGTACGCAGAGGGAAGGTGCTGTGGAAGAAGGGGTGGTGATGACCGTAAGCCTCTGGAGTGGCTGGACAGGCTGGCCTGTTTGTTCAGGCGTTATCTGAGGGCCTgtacagctctgctctgggtcCAGGCTGAAGGAGAACTCCTGCCCGAGGCTGCCTCTCGCTCCTGAGAGAGCAGAGTCCACCCGGTCGCTGTCTCTCCGCCGGCAGGGATCGCTCGCGTTGTGGAGACCCACCAGCCCATCGTGGAGACCTACTACGGGCCGGGGAGGCTGTACACCCTCATCAAGCACCTGCAAGGAgagtgtgaccagcaggtggAGAAGGTGGTGGAGAAGTTCGTCAAGGAGAGGGACTACCACAGGCAGGTAAGGGGGGGGTGATCCTGCCCCACGCAGCCCCTCTGCGGGGCACTGACTGCCCTAGAGGTGAAGTTTGACCTCGTGTTTGGAGAGAAACGTTGCTTCACTCGATGCTTGCGCTGATGGTAGGAGCACTCCAGCCTGTAGCTGTCCTTTCTGTTGCAGAGGAGGATTCACTGTGAGCACGATAAGCAGACCCAGGGCACGGAGTTATGTCCGTGCAGGTCTGTAGGGTGCTGTCAGCATGCCCTGCCCCCTGCCTTGCTCCTGCTCGAGGCAGGACTGCAGCAACATCTCGGTCACGTCCCTTGGTGCCTCCGTTGGAGCTCCCCTCCCACAGCCCTCCCTGGCAGGCTGAGCTCTGTCCCGGAGGCAGAGGTGCACCGCTGCAGTGTTATCCTCCGTGGGCCACCGCATGAGAAGGGGCTGTTAACTTCAGGTCACCAGCAAACGCTGCCATGACTCCTGTTTTGTAATTGCAGTTCCAGCAAGTTCAGAACAGCATGATGAGAAGTTCTGCGGAGAAGATTGAACCAAGGTAAAACAAAACCTCCTTTTGCTCTCTAATTTTCACTCTCGATCTGTCGTTAATGCTACTGAGCATTTAAAGAACTCTTCCCATCCTCCAGAGGCTTTGTGGCTACCAAAGCTTAGCGTCCACTTGTTAGGTACCCTTCACTGCCCTTTTATAAAGGCGGCTTCCATGGTGGTGCTTTAGTTTGCTTACTCGTTATTTGAGGTCTTGGCCTTGAACGTTGCTGGAGGGCTGGGAATATCACCGCACGCAGAGCACCGAGGCTTTATTTGGCTCTTCCACCACTTGTTGATGGGCACCGTGCAGTCCTTGGAGCCCGTGAACTGGAGCAGCTCTCTGGGCAGATAATTCGTGGCATAATTAGGAATAAATCTTTGGGTCCTTTTAATCTGTACTGCTGCTGCGGTGACACTGTAACACCGGAGTCTTGGTAATGAACTCGAGTACCCTCagcctcccttcctttctttttgtcttgagAATTTGCATAACCCTTAATAAAGCCATCTGAAAGCGCCCGCAGCCCATCTGGCATTGCGTGACTTCTAAACACGCCTTGGAAGACAACTTGTGTTCCTCAAACAAGACGTCTGTGGACCTACACGGCCAGTTAGTCACTGGTAACGTGGTGATCCACTTAGTCTTTGCTCTGAGTAACCGTGGACGCCTCCCAGGCTTTCtgggcttttgctttttcacccACAGAACAAAGATAACAGCTCCTCGTCCCACTTCTTTGCTGGGAGGCTTGGAGCAGTGTACGTAAATGCTTTGTGCTCGCTGATGAAGAAGCTGAGCTGACAATCTTCCTTTCGTAGTCCCCTCTGATCTGAGCGCTGTGTTCTGCGTTGTCATGTGCTTCTTTGGCTTCACAGCTCCCGGGCTGCTGAGATTAAACTGATCCTGCCTCGCGTCCAGAAAAACACCCAGGTCTGGGCCCAGGAGCACATGCACGGAGGTGGCAGGGACCGGGCGCTTCTAGCACCAGCCGTGCAGGTGCCACAGAATCAGAGCAGAAccgaggcagggaggaggctgctgaAGGTCTCTGGTTGACCTCCTGCTCCACACAGGTTGATTTTGAAGTTCAGTCAGATTGCCCACCTTATACGGTGATTTTAACGTGGCTGCTCACATCCAGGAGGGAAACAAAGCAGCTTCTCTAACACTTTTCTCAGGATGTTTTGATTGTCACATGCTTTAGATGTATGTGTGACGTTCAGCACAGTGGGTAAGTCCCTGAGAGGGTAAATCCCTTAGGTGGCAGCTGTCCTGTTGTtgatcatgaaaataaaatggggaAATAATCCCCAGGTGGGCTGGCATCTCTGACTCAGGAAGATCACTCTGGGATGTGTTCGTGGGAGGTTTCTTGTGGCTTCCCCCACGTCCGAGGTCCGAGCTGTGCTCCATGCTGGCAGAGCGAGGTCTGCCTTAAAGCGGTCAGCAGATGTGAGTCTCGGGGCAGGGCACGGAGCAGggaattgctgctgctgctgcaggaacctGCTGgaagccagctgctgctggcctgcttTGCCACCGGGTGCCTGACGAGACGAGCTGCTGGGTCAATCCATCCTGGCGGCGCTCGGCTGCTTCCCAGCACAACTCGCCCCTATTTAATTCAGCGCACGGTGGCGAGCTGTCAAGGCTGGAAGCAGCTCTCTGCACAAACAAGCTCCCCAAATATCCTTCAGAGCAGGACTGGCGTTACTTGCACGTAGCAGTTATTCTGCTGAGCTTTGCTACCTGACAGCGCAGATGGAAACAGGCGGTATTGATCCTGGAGTAAAACAGAACGCTGCTTCGCGGGGGTAAATGGGTGTCCCTGCTCTCGATGTCTTGCTGCCCTGACTCTCGCTGCGTCCCCTTGCAGGGAACTCGACCCGATTTTGACAGAGGTCACCCTGATGAATGCCCGCAGCGAGCTCTACTTGAGGTTCATCAAGAGACGAATAACGGCTGACTTCGAGGTGGGAGACTCCATGGCCCCCGAGGAGGTGAAGCAAGGTAAGGTCTGCAGCACCGAcgcctgctggctctgctcctcGTACCGGGCTGGGGTCAGGGCAGCgtggcactgctgcaggggCACTCCAGGAGTGCTCTGTGGAAGAGGCCTGCCTAGCCCGGCCTCCCCAGATCTGTTTTCAGCGGTGAGCTTCCTGACAAAGCTCTACCGTAACCGTCCTCTGCACGGGGGCTTTCCAAACACCGGCACGTCTTAGTGAGGGAAGTCCTTTAAGTCACGCAGCTCTGCCAGGTAAAAGCACCTGTGGCTGCTGCATCAGGTGGCAGCACCCAGGCACTGTATGACCACGGAGGAGGGCTAGTGGAAGGGGAACTCTCTGAGAAGATGACCAGCAGTTGGTATCACTGGGGCAGGAAGCAGTCCCTGGTCGATGTTCTAGTCCAACACCATCGAGTTATTCCCTCTAATGGGGAGCCAGCCTTAGGAATGACTGCAGAGCATAGTAAGCAAAGTGCCCAAAGAAAGGGAGGGCCCTTTGGTCACTGTAGGCACAAATGCTAaaggcagaggctgcagggaaagcaggctcAGGGTTTTGGTACTCCATGGCACTCTGAAGTGAGGTGCATCACCTGCAAAAGTCAGCTCAGCTCTTCCAGCTCCACACTTGAGGCCTGCGGTTTATTCCTGGTTGAGCTTTGCAGGTGTGTGTCCATCAGGTGCCCCTTGGACAGGCAGCAGGGGACTAGGTGGAGCTGCTCCCGGGCCCTTGGTCCAGCTGATGGCTCTCCTCGGTGTTCTGCAGAGCATCAGAAGCAGCTGGACAAGCTGCTCAACAACTGCCTGCTGAGCTGCACCATGCAGGAGCTCATCGGCTACTACATCACCATGGAGCAGTACTTCATGAGGGAGACCGTCAACAAGGTAGGGCTCAGAGGGCGTTTGCAGTAGCCTGTGCTCTGTGCCAGCGGCCCCGACCTCCTCAGGAGCACCCAGGGAGGGCGATGGGTACGCAGCGGAGCCGTGGTGGTTGTCAGGGCCCCTGGCCTTGGAAAGCAAGCAGTCTTTTCTGAGATTTGACTCCAGACATACCTCTGAGTATGGCAAAatgtgtgctggggcagggctggcggcCAGATCCACTTCTGGTGCTCTCTCCTTGCCCAAATGTAGCTGCTGGCTCTGGTCGCATCCCTCTGTCAGCCTCACGCTGCTCTTCCTTGCTCCCTCTGCTTgcgctgctgcaggagctgcagagcccgAGCGGTATCGGGAGGGTGTGAGGCACCTGCTCCAATCACTGCTTGTTTGGGTCAGTGATCACAGACATTCTGGAGATCAGATCTTCCAGGTCGGGGGGCTGCTGAACAGCAGGATGAGCGATAGCAGCCTGAGTTCATGGTTCAGCTGAGCTCGGGGTGAGATGGGCAGGTGCTGGCACTCCATCACTGCTCTGAGAGGGCTCCTGTCCTCCCTCGCTGAGCTCAGGGCGCTGGGGCCGCTCTCTTTGCAGGCTGTGGCCATGGACAGCTACGAGAAGGGCCAGCTCACCTCCAGCATGGTGGACGACGTGTTTTACATAGTGAAGAAGTGCATCGGGCGGGCTCTGTCCAGCTCCAGCATAGACTGCCTCTGTGCCATGATCAACCACTCCACCACCGAGCTGGAGTCCGACTTCAGGTAAGGAAGAGACACCAGGCTCGTGTAACCTCCCTTCTCCTCGTGTTCTGCACCCTGTGTGCTGTCCCTGTGCTCTCCGCCTTTGGACCTCTGCTTTGTCATCTCTGTGGAAGATGCTGGTAGGAAGCAGTGCTGGGCGTGCttttctcccagcagcagggctcaccTGTAGGACAGagccacagaagagaaaaaaaaatactgaatggCACCACGGTCACTCCCCATCGTTCTCCGGGTTGCCCCTGGGCCTGCCTGGTGGCCACTTGAACAATTGCACCATGGACTTTGGGGTGAGCCTGCAGAAACTGgcctgctgctgtttctcatcCCAGTGTGGGAGCAGAGAACTGACTGAAGACAACagacagctgctggcaggattTTGAGGAAATACgttcttcttattttttaacctcAGCCTCGTGTCTTTCAGATGATGATGGCAGGAGATACCTGCCACCCTCCGTCCCTCTGaaattccccttcccttttccaggctgcagctcagcccagcaTGGCTCTGTTGCTTCTTGCAGTGCTTGCTCTGAGCCCCGAGTGTTCTGCTTGCCCCGCAGGGAGGTTCTGTACAACAAGCTGAAGCAGGGCTTTCCAGCCACGACCTTCCAGGACTTCCAGAGAGGGGTGACCAGCGCCGTGAACATCAtgcacagcagcctgcagcagggcaagTTCGATACCAAAGGCATCGAGAGCACTGACGAGGCCAAGCAGTCCTTTCTGGTGGGTTTGGAAACTGTCCTGGTAAAAGATGAGTTGGGATAAGGGGAAGGGCGACGGGGAAACTCACGGGAGTGGGATGGATGCAGCTGTCACAGTCAGACAACCTGAAAACCTGTTTCAGGCATGATGGGTGGCCCGACTTTGGACATCCAGTAGATGCTTCTGCCTCATCTCATGTCAGTGGGGCTTTCACACGAGGCTTGTCCTGCTGCAGTCATGTCCCCCTCCAGGCTGGGGAGGTGTCTGGGCTTGAGGTGGCCCCCTGAGGTGGCCATCAGCCTGGTTCTTTGCAGGCTCTGCGCAGAGGTGGTGGGAGAGAAATTGGCACCTGCACCTTCCCCTAGATGAGAGAGGTTCCTGGCCCAAGCTCAGCGCTCCTTCATCCTCacttatagaatcatagaatggcctgggttgaaaaggaccttaaagatcatccagttccacccccctgctctgggcagggttgccaaccactggagcaggctgcccagagacaGGAGCGTTTCCCTTAGAGCAGGGTTGTCTGCTCCCCTTGGATGCAGGATCCTCCTTTTGCCTTCTCCTAACATCAGCACCACCCCTCTGTGCGCCCGAGCTGGCCAGAGCACAGCAGCGAGCGTTATAGACCCCAGGAGAGCACCTGGAGGGCTGGTGCTCCTGTGCCGTGCAGCACAGCGTGTCCTTGCCTCTGGTGGGAGCTGCCCAGGCCTTGCATGGGGGAAAAGACCCCCCTGGGTGGGCAtctctgcctggctctgctccctgctttcaggcagccctgggggcagAGCCCCTGGGAGcgctggagaggagctggctCAGGCATAAGCCACTGTGAGCGTGCTGTACAGATTCCCTGGGACTCCGAGTGTACGAGGAGAGAGCAGGAGGgactgctttcatttcattaaacTCGGTTACAGGTTTCTTGAAGCAAAGCACTTAAAAGTGTCAGTTCTCCCTCTGGAATTCCTCCTTGACCTGTCAGCTCGCCTCGTTCCCCCGTCTGCACAAAGCCCGGCGTTATCCTGGCAGTCAGTTCGGCTCCAGCAGGTAGAGAACAGCCTGTTCAGGGAGGAGCAGATACTCATCTGGCAGGAGGGGTGCTGATTCCTCCTGCCTACGCACAAATGCCTTCCCTGCTTCTCTGGATGTGCTGCGTCTCGACCAtcacctccagctgctcctggacGTTCTTCGTGACGCTGTCACAGAAAGGAGCAGAGATGTCGGGGGTACACCCCCTCTTCCACCACCTGGGGATTTGCAACGTCGTGGACAGACCGGTGATGAGGAAGAGCAGTGGATTGAACCACCTCAGcctgcaccagctgcaggcTCAGCACACGGGCTCAGTGTGGTTCAGCTTCATGCAGCCATCTGATCGCACCGTAGCACCGCTGCCCCCTCAAATATTTCCCTTTCAGTCTGTAGTGTGAGCAGGGCACGGAGCAAGTGATGAGAAATTCCAATGATTTTtacttgcctttcttttccctccccagGTGACCTTAAACAACGTGGAGGTCTGCAGCGAAAACATCATGACCCTGAAGAAAACGTTGGAGGTGCGGTctagattgttttttttttttcctctaatcaAACTCTTAATATCTTCCCGTGGGGTGGGGTAAAATAAGCTACCTGGACTTTGCTTTGCTCAAACTCCTGATATCTTCGCCCTCCAGCCGTAGGAAAGCAATTTTGAGCTGGCAGAGCAATCTCGGGCTGACACCTCAGTGGTGGAGCTTGGCCTGGCTGGAAAGACCAGTTCCTCCACGTGGACCGAGCCGGAGTCAGCGCAAtaaaaccatttccttgtggttCTCTGGTGCTGCCTTAGGTAGCCTGGGGCTTCCTTTcttgctgctccctccccagcagctcctggctgcgCGTGGGCTTGGTGGCCATCCTCACCTGCAAGCCCGCCGCCAGGGCTGGGCGGTGCGAAGGGGCAGGGGCATCCCGGGGGATTAACGAGCGACGTGCTCGGGGGTCTCTTCCCACAGAGCGACTGCGCCAAGCTGCTCAGCCAAGGCTTCGGGGGCGAACAGGCGCAGGCCAAGATTGAGAGCTGCCTCTCCGACATGGCTGCCGTCTCCAACAAGTTCCGGGACCTGCTGCAGGTGAGCGCAGGGCGCTGCCGCCGGCCTCCAGCACCCGCTGCCGGCCTCTTcggggagaggggaggcagcCCACGCCTGGTGGCCCGCGTCGTGGCCGTGTCTGGCTCCGGGAGTGCTGCCTGAGGGGTGCAGATGGAAGCAGGCAATCACTTTGGAGGCACGCAAACGGATCCAGGCCATGTGCACGGCTGCACCAGCTGGCAGCCCCGTGAAAAACGCtggaagcagctgcagaggcagcaggaatgTCGGTCCCTTTGTCTTcgctcagcacagagcagtggTTGGTTGGTTCAGCGTGTTCAGGAGAAATACCGGTGGCTCCTCCATTCTCCCTTGTGGCCCAGCGTGTTGTCAGCCTGTCCCGAGCCCCACGGGGCAGCGGGGAAGAAGGGCTGCTGGTAGAGAGGATCACAAGAAGATTACAAGTGAACCCTCATGAGGCCTGCGGTCAGTACTGGAATCAGACAGCTCACAGATAAGGAGTAAAACTCTCCAGTCTGGTGTTAGTGCAGTATTAAAACCGTCTGCAAAGCACTCAGGAGGCTGAGCAGCAAGCTGCTGCACTGCCTGAGTCACGCGCACATGAAATTTGCCTTGGAAAAGGGCAATTGCCAGCAAGGCCTGCTCAGAAATGCCAATTTGAGTTAAAAACTTTCATCAAATGCCAGGCAGTGTTGGTACCTGAATAGCTTCGTGCTGGGGGAGCTTTCTTGACATCTTGCTGAGCTAAATGGGGCGGTTGGCAGGAGAGGGCTTTCAGAGAGCTCTCGAGCAGTGGAGCAGAGTGAACGGCCTTCGCTGACAGCCTGCTGCTCGGGGGAGAGGGCGCGTGCTGGGGCTGCGATGAATTCAGGGCACTGGCTCTGCTCACAGCTTTTACCCTCCTTTTAGCTTCTCCCACTGCGCTGGGGgcgggaggcagcagctgaggccGACCGCGGCGTCCTCCTGGGCTGGGTGGGAGGCTGGTGTCTGcgccctccctgccccgctgcAGGTCAGCCCAGTGCAGCCTCGGGGCTGATGACCTTCCTCTTCTTGTCACTGTGGTGTCCTCTGAGCCACGCGGTGCTGGAAGAGCGTGGGATCTGGCCCCAGGACTTCGGGTTCATTTTCCTGGGGAAGGCTGTGGGTTGGTTTTCCCAGCTCGTGAtaaggctggaggcagcagaggcagccgGGCTGCAGAGGTTGGGTGTTGTTGGACGCTACCTGTGCTCAGTTCTCTCCTGTCCTCTTCTCATCCCCCTCAGGAAGGCGTCAACGACCTGAACAACACGGCCATCAAGCCCCAGGTGAAGCCCTGGATCAAcctcttcctctccatctcCCACAGCATCGAGGAGGTAAGGCCCAGCCCCTCCGcttccagctccctcctgcGCGCTCCATCCTCCGCACAGCCACGCGCAGCGGCTGCTGACTCATCCCCTCAGCCCTCTGCTGTTCCTCAGCACGGAGAAACGGTGAAATACCCGGAACGTGCTCAGCAtcccagcctggagaagggcagCTGGCTTGAcaggagctgaaggaaaaagtcCTCTGTTCAGGGCAGGTCACGTAAACAGCCCTTCTTGTATCTCACTGGCAGGAGGAGTTCAGCGAGTATGAAGCTAACGATCCCTGGGTCCAGCAGTTCATCGTCCACCTGGAGCAGCAGATGACAGAGTTTAAGgtgagaggaagggaggggatgCAGCGACCTGCCAGGCTTCCACGAGGCATCTCCCAGCTCTTCCCCTGCTCAGGGCAGGCGGGCTGCACTCGCTTGCAGGGTTCCTCAGCCCCCATCTCCTGCGGTGTTGTTCAACTCGTACCTGGATCGCTTTTGCCAGTGCTGCCCGCTCGCTGAGCGTGAAAACGATGGCGTTGGTGTGGAAGCTCTCCTGGACCTGGGTTCTGCGGGGCTCTGCTGAGTTGTTCCTGATGAGACTGACACGGCTTTCTGCTCCTAGGCTGGACTGTCCCCCGTGATTTACGATAACCTTACCGGCCTCATGACCAGCCTCATAGCCACGGAGCTGGAGAAAGTGCTCCTCAAATCCAGCTTCAACAGGGTAAGCAAAATGCTGCCCTCTGCCCCGTAGCGGGGCTGGACACGGCTCCACCACCAAACCCCTGGTGCCCCCAAGGGATGAGGCGAGGGCAGAGACAAAGGGGACCTTGGAGGAAGCTCTGCCACCACAGGAAGCCAGCTCAGGGAGACCACGAAGGAAGAAAGTGCATTTTGTGATGGGGCCGGGAGGAGCTTGCAGCAGTAGGAAGGCTGAGGTGGGGCCAAACAAGCCCCTGTCCCCAAGAAGTGCTCTAAGAGGAACCCTCCAGCTCGGAGACCTCCCCCTGGGAACCATCTCGGAGCTCTCCAAGCTGGGCTAACAGAGCTGCTTCTCTCCCCGCAGCTGGGCGGCCTGCAGTTCGACAAGGAGCTGCGCTCTCTCATAGCCTATCTCACCACCGTCACCACCTGGACCATCCGCGACAAGTTTGCCCGGCTCTCCCAAATAGCCACCATCCTCAACCTGGAACGGGTGAGCTGCACTGGTggctttttgggggggttgCAGGAGCCCCAGCTGGGCTCCGTGTGGTGTCCGGGGCTCAGCCAGGTGCTGTCACacaggtggggaggagggaaactGGAAAATCCACCCTGCGCTCAACGGGTGTTCGCCTGCAGGGGTAGTATCAGGAAATCCTGCCCCTCCTGATACGGCCACGGCTGGAGTTTGAACTGGGCTGGTGCCGGGCcgcttcctgcagctctcccctctctccccgcAGGTGACGGAGATCCTGGATTACTGGGGCCCCAACTCGGGCCCGCTCACCTGGCGCCTGACCCCCGCGGAGGTGCGGCGGGTGCTGGGGCTCCGGAAGGACTTCCGTGACGAGGACATCAAGCGCCTGCGCCTGTAGCTCCGCCTGGCCTCAGCACCACAGCTGTGGAGCCAGCCCACGTCCTCCCCATTTTGCACGTGGCTTTGGGGTGATGGCTGCGCTTGTGCTCACCTTCCTCAGAGCAAGAGGCTCTTCGGGGCATGCGACGAAGAGCCCCCGTCCTTTTGCAGGACCAGGAATAGGGCAGCAGAGGAATCTCTCACGTTGAGAGCACCTAACACTAAACGTGCAAGTGTTAAGGGAGGGGCTGGTGCTAGCACACGGCTCTTCGGTCCCTGGGGGAGGCCCCCGGAGGCTCAAGAAACCTGGGGGCTGTCAGAGCACCGCTGAGCTGGgcccctgcctctcctcctgccctgcagcgcATTCCTTGGGGTGTGGGTCCGCTCTCCCTGGGGGCAGAGACAGCTGCTGGGGGAAAGGGAAGCGTTCCTGCGGGGAGGGCGCTTGGAAAACCGCGAGCGAGCCGCTGTAGGAAGCCAGGCTGTGTAAATAAACCTCGCCTGGCTGAGCAGCGACCTTGGGCTGCGTGTGTGTGCCTGGAGGGGGCTGGAGCCCTGAGCTGAGCTGGTCCTCGTTCCAGCTCCCCTGCCCTGGGTCTTTGCTAGCTcagggggaggctggggagggacagaGGAGAACGAGCACAGGCTAGGaacaaggttttttttattcaaaagatGATTGCGGGGATCAGTAACTGCAGAAATAACctctgggctggggagggggacgTGATTCCACACCCAGGGCTGGGgtcactgctgctggaggagcaggagggccGGGCAGGaacattcctcctgctggaggcagcatcACCAAccctcattttccttcagaaatagaTGGAGGAAATCAGGGTCAAACCCAGAGATCAGCTGGATGCCAGCTGTGCCCTAGCAGCCTGTCCTTCCAGCACGGCTTTCTGCCTGCCCAGCTCAGCGCAGCCCCTCCAGCCTGCGGCTTTTCaggccaagcagcagcacaaaaaagCCACATCAAAGCCGGGGAGCCCCCGGGAGTCCTGCTGACAAGCCTGGGGTCGGTGCTGCTCCCACACGGTGCGCCCTGGGGCACTGATGCCTCTGTCAGAGCCCTCGGGGAGGGGACAGCCCTGAGGGGAAcgtccctgctgcctggctcctcAGCCCTGCGTGTCCGTGATGAGCGGGGCAGAGCTGAGGCGCTCACACAGCCACGTCCTCCCCCGGAGGAGCGCTGCCGTCCAGCTCACATCCCACAACCTCCACCGAGACACCCCCCGTATCCACTTCGATGCTGTGGATGCTGAAGTTACCCAgcccctggaaaaaaaaacagagcgaaggagcaggaggagagctaAGGTGAGGGGCTCACCCTCGTCAGCAACCCCCTCTCGCACCCAAGGTGGTCGGGAGTCTTTTCTCACCTCCGTTTTGGCCAGAATTTGGTGCAAAGCCTCCTTCTGCCGCGGGGCTTTGGTGAGGACGTAGAGgaagccgccgccgccagccccggccaAGCACTGCCCATGGACGTAGGGCCGGAGGGCGCCCATCATGCGCCCGACAGCCAGCGGCTCGCAGCCGGGGGCCATGAGCTTCTTCTGCTGCCAGTAGCGGTCCAGACACGTGCCGACGAGCGGCAGGTCACCTGCGGGAGGGAGGTCATGAGAACAtggcaaagaaaacagagcgGTCACCTTTTCTCCTCCGGGGGGGGGCAGAAACCTGGCCCTGCCCCCAGTGAGCTGAGTTCtgctgtccctctgccccagtcctcctcctcccatcCCAG is drawn from Oxyura jamaicensis isolate SHBP4307 breed ruddy duck chromosome 11, BPBGC_Ojam_1.0, whole genome shotgun sequence and contains these coding sequences:
- the COG4 gene encoding conserved oligomeric Golgi complex subunit 4 gives rise to the protein MAAGGAAGACGLPMERLRALTELGELQAAYGGLCREEQAVQEELEALVEQQSVVENKMVALQRMGPNLQLIEGDAQQLAGMIAFTCSLAENVSSKVRQLDLAKNRLYQAIQRADDILDLKFCMDGVQTALRGEDYEQAAAHIHRYLSLDKSVIELSRQGKEGGIIDANLKLLQESEQRLKAIVTEKFDTAMKQGDLPQVERFFKIFPLLGLHEEGLSKFSEYLCKQVAKKAEENLQLVMGTDMSDRRAAVIFADTLTLLFEGIARVVETHQPIVETYYGPGRLYTLIKHLQGECDQQVEKVVEKFVKERDYHRQFQQVQNSMMRSSAEKIEPRELDPILTEVTLMNARSELYLRFIKRRITADFEVGDSMAPEEVKQEHQKQLDKLLNNCLLSCTMQELIGYYITMEQYFMRETVNKAVAMDSYEKGQLTSSMVDDVFYIVKKCIGRALSSSSIDCLCAMINHSTTELESDFREVLYNKLKQGFPATTFQDFQRGVTSAVNIMHSSLQQGKFDTKGIESTDEAKQSFLVTLNNVEVCSENIMTLKKTLESDCAKLLSQGFGGEQAQAKIESCLSDMAAVSNKFRDLLQEGVNDLNNTAIKPQVKPWINLFLSISHSIEEEEFSEYEANDPWVQQFIVHLEQQMTEFKAGLSPVIYDNLTGLMTSLIATELEKVLLKSSFNRLGGLQFDKELRSLIAYLTTVTTWTIRDKFARLSQIATILNLERVTEILDYWGPNSGPLTWRLTPAEVRRVLGLRKDFRDEDIKRLRL